Proteins encoded by one window of Yamadazyma tenuis chromosome 2, complete sequence:
- a CDS encoding uncharacterized protein (EggNog:ENOG503PWJE), with protein MYKSGVKALVRNASKRRPGLSQLRAQRDTFKPPQSVASSSTSSPPLKYVSVKEFPKAPSHVTSMDTKDLFESVNISIEPEKEDLSVNFEIPRKFSKQYQSSILNQRDLAMMKQLDVMMNTDDDKVIMESQIILGNLYSDRDSFSSYIPEHPLKKSLSGMINLNPHLNDIDDEYLWDLIPPDKFFGSKFYEKEGTFKEWEKEVMEEKNKLIDHLKVHEAEISDFLQKYGKNKSFLEKRNGRLRLNKSLIKAYKLLKSKNLHVKKMDGNDGEDLEFEFVIDDFDIKDNKN; from the coding sequence ATGTATAAGAGTGGCGTCAAAGCGTTGGTGCGCAATGCCTCCAAGAGAAGACCAGGATTGTCCCAGCTTCGAGCCCAAAGAGATACTTTCAAACCCCCACAGCTGgtggcttcttcttccacatcCTCGCCTCCGTTAAAATACGTATCAGTTAAGGAGTTCCCTAAAGCCCCTTCCCATGTGACGTCTATGGATACCAAGGACTTATTTGAAAGTGTCAACATAAGCATAGAGCCGGAAAAAGAAGATCTTTCGGTGAATTTTGAAATTCCTAGAAAGTTCAGCAAGCAGTACCAGTCATCCATATTAAATCAGAGAGACTTGGCTATGATGAAGCAGCTCGACGTGATGATGAACACAGACGACGACAAGGTTATTATGGAAAGCCAAATCATTTTGGGAAACCTCTATAGCGATAGAGACTCATTCTCCAGTTATATCCCCGAGCATCCACTCAAAAAGTCCTTGAGTGGCATGATAAACTTAAACCCTCATTTGAACGATATTGATGACGAATACTTGTGGGATTTGATTCCTCCAGATAAATTCTTTGGGTCTAAATTTTACGAGAAAGAGGGCACATTCAAAGAATGGGAGAAGGAAGTAATGGAGGAAAAGAACAAACTTATTGACCACTTGAAAGTGCACGAAGCCGAAATATCTGATTTTTTACAAAAATACGGGAAGaacaaaagcttcttgGAGAAGAGAAATGGGAGGCTCAGactcaacaagtctttgatcaaagctTACAAGCTTCTCAAATCCAAAAACTTGCACGTAAAGAAAATGGATGGAAATGATGGTGAAGACcttgagtttgaatttgttattgatgattttgacaTCAAGGATAACAAAAACTAG
- the DGA1 gene encoding diacylglycerol O-acyltransferase 1 (COG:I; EggNog:ENOG503NX4Z; BUSCO:EOG09261G92) produces the protein MSRRLETIGIIWHTVSIPFFFTLCLFLVYLGWVSWLLIILPYFIWWYGFDLHTPTNGKANYRVRNWVKNLIVWEWFVNYFPIRVHKSCEFEPTFSEVVEDEDNLDDDDEEDLINENSTTIVDKVFQSLGLGKRLNKVDNVKYRTVSNGPRYVFGYHPHGVISMGVMGLFATNILRNEAFEPPARFLRFLFYDPSKHKPLLPNIGNIFPLTLNTQFTLPFYRDYLLSLGLTSASAVNIKSLINNGDNSVCIVVGGAQESLLNSGVTNHPTVGIGYKKLAEKQSQEDEIIKENNERNVSKEIKLVLNKRKGFVKLAIELGNISLVPIFGFGEADIYNIIQPKPGTIGDTFQKWLKKNFSFTLPFFSARGIFIYDFGFLPYRNPINVCIGRPIYVPPNLVQDYKRDHPEFESEYEPEREKERTENHMKRSQSFQNLFGKKKSFKRSKVPQELLDHYHKLYVDELKRVFEENKCKFGYENVVLNIVE, from the coding sequence ATGAGCAGACGTTTGGAGACTATAGGAATCATTTGGCATACTGTTTCCATTCCgtttttcttcaccttGTGTTTGTTTCTAGTGTATCTTGGGTGGGTCTCATGGTTGCTAATCATACTTCCTTATTTTATCTGGTGGTACGGATTTGATTTACATACCCCTACAAATGGAAAGGCCAATTACAGAGTCCGAAACTGGGTGAAGAACCTAATAGTTTGGGAATGGTTTGTTAATTACTTTCCCATCCGTGTGCACAAGTCCTGTGAATTTGAACCCACCTTCTCGGAGGTGGTTGAGGACGAAGACAATTTGgatgatgacgacgaagaggatttgatcaacgaaaactccaccaccatAGTGGACAAGGTATTCCAGTCCTTAGGGCTCGGTAAGCGCTTGAACAAAGTCGATAATGTCAAGTATAGAACGGTTTCCAATGGTCCTAGATACGTGTTTGGGTACCATCCGCATGGAGTTATATCTATGGGAGTTATGGGATTGTTTGCCACGAACATCCTCCGTAATGAGGCGTTTGAACCTCCTGCACGGTTTCTTCGGTTCTTGTTCTACGATCCTTCAAAGCACAAACCATTACTCCCTAACATTGGGAATATCTTCCCGTTAACCTTGAATACCCAATTCACTTTGCCATTCTACAGAGATTACTTGTTGAGTTTGGGGTTGACAAGTGCATCAGCCGTAAACATCAAAAGCTTGATCAACAATGGTGACAACTCAGTTTGTATTGTGGTTGGTGGAGCGCAGGAATCGTTATTGAACTCTGGAGTGACTAACCATCCGACCGTTGGGATAGGATACAAGAAACTAGCAGAAAAACAAAGTCAGGAGGACGAAATAATTAAGGAGAATAATGAACGCAATGTGTCgaaagaaatcaaattGGTGCTAAACAAAAGGAAAGGATTTGTGAAGTTGGCTATTGAGCTTGGAAACATCAGTCTTGTACCAATTTTCGGGTTTGGAGAGGCAGATATTTACAACATTATACAGCCGAAACCGGGAACCATTGGTGACACGTTCCAGAAGTGGCTCAAAAAGAACTTTTCCTTCACACTTCCATTCTTCAGTGCCCGAGGCATCTTCATATACGATTTTGGATTCTTGCCTTACAGAAATCCTATAAATGTGTGTATCGGAAGGCCTATATATGTACCACCGAACTTGGTGCAAGATTATAAAAGAGACCATCCTGAATTCGAGCTGGAGTATGAACCAGAACGTGAAAAAGAACGAACAGAAAATCATATGAAACGACTGCAATCATTTCAAAACTTATTCggcaagaagaagtcattCAAGAGATCCAAAGTACCGCAAGAACTATTGGATCACTACCACAAATTGTATgtggatgagttgaagCGGGTCTTTGAGGAAAACAAGTGCAAGTTTGGCTACGAAAATGTCGTGTTGAACATTGTAGAATAA